From a region of the Manduca sexta isolate Smith_Timp_Sample1 chromosome 19, JHU_Msex_v1.0, whole genome shotgun sequence genome:
- the LOC115445620 gene encoding organic cation transporter protein-like produces the protein MVLINELIGNFGKYHYWLCFLIFMSKFGVAYHQMAIIFLAPPPHYQCPRNETCCDDPIYDLSVFTKTIVTEWNLICENIWLKDLTQMLFQFGVLMGSFIFGVASDKYGRKPTLIIAVVLEVFTGLISSFLPDFWSFTIIRMFLGVAVGGIMVIGFVMVMEYVGNESRDVVSALYHVPFTIGHMTLAVFGYFIRDYMYFQLAISLSCIFLLIYICVLPETPRWLLATGKTFDAIILTTKIAKINNLPTEEIQRKIELYQMEHFSKRQNKATVLDLFRAPNLRRNILIMSFTWFVSGYCYYGISHYISHLTGDIFINVIASGGVCLCSCIIVIPLMKFMTRKSMVVIGNILCSISLLIIAFVPEGKVSVVLGCFGVLFCYITFIIVYLYCSEMFPTVVRNAAVGFTSVMARIGAMIAPFVADLRPYGQWCAPVAFGVLPLLAALFCLLLPETKDCELMMTIEEGETFSKEQRLKSQTFSRELSFIRRFTMTGN, from the exons TCATATTTTTGGCACCACCACCACATTATCAATGTCCCAGGAATGAAACATGTTGCGACGATCCCATTTATGACTTATCAGTGTTTACCAAAACTATAGTAACAGAATGGAATTTAATATGTGAGAATATTTGGCTTAAAGACTTGACTCAAATGTTATTCCAGTTTGGTGTCCTCATGGGCAGTTTTATTTTTGGAGTTGCTTCAGACAA ATATGGCAGGAAACCAACATTAATAATAGCAGTAGTACTAGAAGTATTCACTGGTCTCATTTCTTCGTTCTTACCTGACTTTTGGAGTTTCACGATTATAAGAATGTTTCTAGGCGTCGCAGTGGGTGGCATCATGGTTATTGGATTCGTAATGGTCATGGAATACGTCGGAAACGAAAGTAGAGATGTCGTTTCGGCTCTCTATCATGTACCTTTCACTATTGGTCACATGACTTTAGCCGTATTTGGTTACTTTATAAGGGATTACATGTATTTTCAATTAGCAATATCACTGTCGtgcatttttttactaatttacatTTGTGTGTTACCCGAAACACCAAGATGGTTATTAGCAACAGGGAAAACATTTGATGCAATTATATTGACGACAAAGATTGCAAAAAT CAACAATTTACCAACTGAAGAAATACAGCGTAAAATAGAATTGTATCAAATGGAACATTTTAGTAAAAGGCAAAACAAAGCTACCGTGCTTGATTTATTCCGAGCCCCAAATCTGAggagaaatatattaataatgtccTTTACTTGGTTCGTTAGCGGTTACTGTTACTACGGGATCTCCCACTACATAAGTCATTTGACTGGAGACATATTCATCAATGTGATTGCCAGCGGTGGAGTATGTTTATGTAGCTGTATTATTGTCATTCCATTAATGAAGTTCATGACCCGAAAAAGTATGGTTGTCATTGGAAACATACTTTGCAGTATTAGTTTACTGATCATAGCATTTGTACCCGAAGGAAAAGTATCCGTAGTTCTTGGATGCTTTGGAGtactattttgttatataacatttattattgtctATTTGTATTGTTCAGAAATGTTCCCAACGGTAGTAAGGAATGCTGCTGTTGGTTTCACTTCGGTGATGGCTCGGATAGGCGCCATGATTGCGCCTTTTGTGGCAGATTTAAGGCCCTATGGACAATGGTGTGCGCCGGTCGCTTTTGGAGTTTTACCACTCTTAGCAGCTTTGTTTTGTCTTTTGCTGCCAGAAACAAAAGATTGTGAATTAATGATGACTATAGAAGAAGGTGAAACTTTCAGTAAAGAACAGAGACTAAAAAGTCAGACATTTTCAAGAGAACTTTCTTTTATACGAAGATTTACAATGACTGGAAATTGA